A stretch of Brienomyrus brachyistius isolate T26 unplaced genomic scaffold, BBRACH_0.4 scaffold86, whole genome shotgun sequence DNA encodes these proteins:
- the LOC125727112 gene encoding glyceraldehyde-3-phosphate dehydrogenase 2 → MSDLCVGINGFGRIGRLVLRACLQKGIKVTAINDPFIDLQYMVYMFKYDSTHGRYHGDVRAEDGKLVVDSNVISVFQCMKPAEIPWGDAGALYVVESTGVFLSIDKASTHLQGGAKRVVVSAPSPDAPMFVMGVNEDKYDPSSMTIVSNASCTTNCLAPLAKVIHDNFGIEEALMTTVHAYTATQKTVDGPSAKAWRDGRGAHQNIIPASTGAAKAVGKVIPELNGKLTGMAFRVPVADVSVVDLTCRLSRPASYGEIKEAVKKAAHGPMKGVLGYTEDSVVSSDFIGDTHSSIFDAGAGISLNDNFVKLISWYDNEYGYSNRVADLLIYMHSKE, encoded by the exons ATGTCAGACCTCTGCGTTGGGATCAATGG ATTTGGCCGCATTGGCCGTCTGGTGCTCAGGGCTTGTCTCCAGAAGGGAATCAAAGTCACTGCTATTAATGACCCCTTCATTGACCTGCAGTATATG gTCTACATGTTCAAGTACGATTCCACACATGGacgttaccatggcgatgtgcGCGCAGAAGATGGAAAGCTGGTTGTCGACAGCAATGTCATCTCCGTCTTTCAGTG CATGAAGCCAGCTGAGATCCCCTGGGGAGATGCGGGTGCACTGTATGTTGTAGAGTCCACTGGAGTCTTCCTCAGCATCGATAAGGCCTCT ACTCACCTGCAGGGTGGTGCTAAGCGGGTTGTTGTATCTGCCCCTTCCCCTGATGCCCCAATGTTTGTTATGGGAGTCAATGAGGACAAGTATGACCCCTCTAGTATGACCATCGTTAG CAATGCCTCTTGTACCACCAACTGCTTGGCTCCCCTGGCCAAGGTCATCCATGACAACTTCGGCATTGAGGAGGCACTTATG ACCACAGTCCACGCTTACACAGCCACCCAGAAGACCGTGGATGGACCCTCTGCCAAGGCATGGCGCGATGGGCGTGGTGCACACCAGAACATTATCCCAGCATCCACTGGGGCTGCTAAAGCTGTTGGAAAGGTTATTCCGGAACTCAATGG CAAGCTGACAGGAATGGCCTTCAGGGTACCGGTGGCCGATGTGTCTGTGGTGGACCTCACCTGCCGCCTCTCTCGTCCTGCCAGCTATGGAGAGATTAAGGAGGCAGTCAAGAAGGCTGCCCATGGCCCCATGAAGGGAGTGCTGGGATACACAGAGGACTCG GTTGTTTCTTCTGATTTTATTGGAGATACCCATTCTTCTATCTTTGATGCCGGCGCGGGTATCTCCCTCAATGACAACTTTGTCAAACTCATTTCTTG GTATGACAATGAGTATGGCTACAGCAATCGTGTGGCTGACCTTTTGATATACATGCATTCCAAGGAGTAA